From a single Buteo buteo chromosome 14, bButBut1.hap1.1, whole genome shotgun sequence genomic region:
- the POU4F1 gene encoding POU domain, class 4, transcription factor 1 isoform X1, with protein sequence MMSMNSKQPHFAMHPTLPEHKYPSLHSSSEAIRRACLPTPPLQSNIFASLDETLLARAEALAAVDIAVSQGKSHPFKPDATYHTMNSVPCTSTSTVPLAHHHHHHHHHHQALEPGDLLDHITSPSLALMPGGGGGGGGGGGGHDGAGGGGGGAGGGGGGGGGGGGGGGLISTSAHPHSHMHGLGHLSHPAAMNMPSGLPHPGLVAAHHGAAGQVASAAAVVGAAGLASICDSDTDPRELEAFAERFKQRRIKLGVTQADVGSALANLKIPGVGSLSQSTICRFESLTLSHNNMIALKPILQAWLEEAEGAQREKMNKPELFNGGEKKRKRTSIAAPEKRSLEAYFAVQPRPSSEKIAAIAEKLDLKKNVVRVWFCNQRQKQKRMKFSATY encoded by the exons ATGATGTCCATGAACAGCAAGCAGCCGCATTTTGCCATGCATCCCACCCTACCTGAGCACAAATACCCCTCTCTACACTCCAGCTCGGAAGCAATAAGAAGAGCATGCCTACCAACTCCACCG ctgcagagcaataTCTTCGCCAGCCTCGATGAGACCCTGCTGGCGCGGGCCGAGGCTCTGGCCGCCGTCGACATCGCCGTCTCGCAGGGCAAGAGCCACCCGTTCAAGCCGGACGCTACGTACCACACCATGAACAGCGTCCCCTGCACCTCCACCTCCACCGTGCCGCTGgcgcaccaccaccaccaccaccaccaccaccaccaggcgCTGGAGCCCGGCGACCTCCTCGACCACATCACCTCGCCCTCCCTGGCGCTCATgcccggcggaggcggcggcggcggcggcggcggcggcggccacgacggggcgggcggcggcggcggcggggccggcggcggcgggggcggcggcggcggcggcgggggcggcggcggcctcaTCTCCACCTCGGCCCACCCGCACTCGCACATGCACGGCCTGGGCCACCTCTCGCACCCGGCCGCCATGAACATGCCGTCGGGGCTGCCGCACCCGGGGCTGGTGGCCGCGCACCACGGGGCCGCGGGGCAGGtggcctcggcggcggcggtggtgggGGCGGCCGGCTTGGCCTCCATCTGCGACTCGGACACGGACCCGCGGGAGCTGGAGGCCTTCGCCGAGCGCTTCAAGCAGCGCCGCATCAAGCTGGGGGTGACCCAGGCCGACGTGGGCTCGGCGCTGGCCAACCTGAAGATCCCGGGCGTGGGCTCCCTCAGCCAGAGCACCATCTGCCGCTTCGAGTCCCTCACCCTCTCCCACAACAACATGATCGCCCTCAAGCCCATCCTGCAGGCCTGGCTGGAGGAGGCCGAGGGCGCCCAGCgggaaaaaatgaacaagcCCGAGCTCTTCAACGGGGGGGAGAAGAAGCGCAAGCGGACTTCCATCGCCGCCCCGGAGAAGCGCTCCCTCGAGGCGTACTTCGCCGTCCAGCCCCGGCCCTCCTCCGAGAAGATCGCCGCCATCGCCGAGAAATTGGACCTCAAAAAGAACGTGGTGCGGGTTTGGTTTTGCAACCAGAGACAGAAGCAGAAACGGATGAAATTTTCCGCCACCTACtag
- the POU4F1 gene encoding POU domain, class 4, transcription factor 1 isoform X2: MMSMNSKQPHFAMHPTLPEHKYPSLHSSSEAIRRACLPTPPLQSNIFASLDETLLARAEALAAVDIAVSQGKSHPFKPDATYHTMNSVPCTSTSTVPLAHHHHHHHHHHQALEPGDLLDHITSPSLALSGGGGGGGGLISTSAHPHSHMHGLGHLSHPAAMNMPSGLPHPGLVAAHHGAAGQVASAAAVVGAAGLASICDSDTDPRELEAFAERFKQRRIKLGVTQADVGSALANLKIPGVGSLSQSTICRFESLTLSHNNMIALKPILQAWLEEAEGAQREKMNKPELFNGGEKKRKRTSIAAPEKRSLEAYFAVQPRPSSEKIAAIAEKLDLKKNVVRVWFCNQRQKQKRMKFSATY, encoded by the exons ATGATGTCCATGAACAGCAAGCAGCCGCATTTTGCCATGCATCCCACCCTACCTGAGCACAAATACCCCTCTCTACACTCCAGCTCGGAAGCAATAAGAAGAGCATGCCTACCAACTCCACCG ctgcagagcaataTCTTCGCCAGCCTCGATGAGACCCTGCTGGCGCGGGCCGAGGCTCTGGCCGCCGTCGACATCGCCGTCTCGCAGGGCAAGAGCCACCCGTTCAAGCCGGACGCTACGTACCACACCATGAACAGCGTCCCCTGCACCTCCACCTCCACCGTGCCGCTGgcgcaccaccaccaccaccaccaccaccaccaccaggcgCTGGAGCCCGGCGACCTCCTCGACCACATCACCTCGCCCTCCCTGGCGCTCA gcggcggcggcgggggcggcggcggcctcaTCTCCACCTCGGCCCACCCGCACTCGCACATGCACGGCCTGGGCCACCTCTCGCACCCGGCCGCCATGAACATGCCGTCGGGGCTGCCGCACCCGGGGCTGGTGGCCGCGCACCACGGGGCCGCGGGGCAGGtggcctcggcggcggcggtggtgggGGCGGCCGGCTTGGCCTCCATCTGCGACTCGGACACGGACCCGCGGGAGCTGGAGGCCTTCGCCGAGCGCTTCAAGCAGCGCCGCATCAAGCTGGGGGTGACCCAGGCCGACGTGGGCTCGGCGCTGGCCAACCTGAAGATCCCGGGCGTGGGCTCCCTCAGCCAGAGCACCATCTGCCGCTTCGAGTCCCTCACCCTCTCCCACAACAACATGATCGCCCTCAAGCCCATCCTGCAGGCCTGGCTGGAGGAGGCCGAGGGCGCCCAGCgggaaaaaatgaacaagcCCGAGCTCTTCAACGGGGGGGAGAAGAAGCGCAAGCGGACTTCCATCGCCGCCCCGGAGAAGCGCTCCCTCGAGGCGTACTTCGCCGTCCAGCCCCGGCCCTCCTCCGAGAAGATCGCCGCCATCGCCGAGAAATTGGACCTCAAAAAGAACGTGGTGCGGGTTTGGTTTTGCAACCAGAGACAGAAGCAGAAACGGATGAAATTTTCCGCCACCTACtag